A section of the Maylandia zebra isolate NMK-2024a linkage group LG8, Mzebra_GT3a, whole genome shotgun sequence genome encodes:
- the LOC143419985 gene encoding uncharacterized protein LOC143419985: MRRAGCQEVTVNAGKKSRSNPDNEPSHSNIKKPKRAEVNFLPNFPQGKDPSSLDQLRQAIVEEVKKAEKNLPLIRKLMETTFPLRRQTIVMSCPPVKELLDLWPALKIESELYAEFQRITNQNLPNTFYAELDRHLPRLMTLFRQKASKTGKTADALAEILRIHDEQEIHDIHTKRTTVLHALPVYLREDVSGFFRTCTDESDELALDGVEVALFTVISDHDTTSPVHYQPVKTSVVIESDAVVSLPRFGEAFLVMFGLIYALHLSYPKALTNTLEFTQKILLGLESGKLSPKLQTLKNDLVM; this comes from the exons ATGAGACGGGCTGGATGTCAGGAGGTCACTGTTaatgctggaaaaaaaagtaGAAGTAATCCTGATAATGAACCTTCACATTCCAACATTAAAAAACCCAAGCGAGCAGAAGTCAACTTCCTACCAAACTTTCCCCAAGGAAAGGATCCTTCAAGCCTTGACCAGTTGAGGCAAGCAATTGTTGAAGAAGTCAAGAAGGCTGAGAAGAACCTGCCCCTCATTAGAAAGTTGATGGAGACCACATTTCCCCTCCGCAGACAAACCATAGTGATGTCCTGCCCACCAGTGAAGGAGCTCTTGGACCTCTGGCCCGCTCTAAAAATAGAGTCTGAG TTGTATGCAGAGTTTCAGCGGATTACAAATCAGAACCTGCCCAATACATTCTACGCTGAACTTGACCGCCATCTTCCTCGACTGATGACCTTATTCAGACAGAAGGCATCAAAAACTGGGAAGACAGCAGATGCCCTGGCTGAAATTCTAAGAATTCACGATGAACAG GAAATCCATGATATCCACACCAAGCGCACTACCGTTCTCCACGCCCTTCCTGTCTATCTGCGTGAGGATGTCTCTGGATTTTTCAGAACCTGCACT gaCGAATCTGATGAGTTGGCGCTTGATGGTGTTGAAGTGGCCCTCTTCACTGTCATCAGTGACCATGACACGACAAGTCCAGTTCACTACCAGCCTGTGAAAACCTCTGTCGTCATTGAAAGTGATGCCGTGGTCAGTCTCCCCAGATTTGGTGAAGCCTTCCTGGTAATGTTTGGACTGATCTATGCACTTCACCTCAGCTACCCCAAAGCCCTGACCAACACTTTAGAATTTACTCAAAAGATTTTACTTGGTCTAGAAAGTGGTAAACTGTCACCCAAGTTACAGACCCTCAAGAATGACTTGGTTATGTAG
- the LOC101481216 gene encoding leucine-rich repeat-containing protein 51-like isoform X1 produces the protein MYSPPVDLSFKNLSNVAGALAELPRSLLRPLTTNSKGKYLSCSLRLSNNSLTDVVGLQYTINHFFAQPSKLGWLDLSFNKITCIEPVLCELKELRVLYLHGNSIWNLSEVDKLRELQHLHTITLHGNLIETSKGYRNYVISVLPQLKTMDFSGVTRDERVMADIWRSHGTKKNPRDH, from the exons ATGTATAGTCCACCAGTGgatctttcttttaaaaatctcagCAATGTTGCAG GTGCATTGGCAGAGCTGCCCCGAAGTCTGCTCCGCCCTTTAACCACAAACTCAAAGGGGAAGTACCTGAGCTGCTCTCTGCGTCTCAGTAATAACAGCCTCACCGACGTTGTTGGCCTCCAGTACACGATCAACCACTTTTTTGCACAACCATCAAAGCTTGGATGGTTGGATCTGTCCTTCAACAAAATCACCTGCATAGAACCT GTTTTGTGTGAGCTGAAAGAACTGCGTGTGCTGTATCTTCATGGCAACAGCATCTGGAACCTGTCAGAAGTGGACAAGCTGAGAGAGCTCCAGCATCTGCACACAATCACATTGCATGGCAATCTCATAGAAACAAGCAAAGGCTACAG gaATTACGTGATTTCTGTATTGCCTCAGCTGAAGACGATGGACTTCAGCGGTGTGACACGAGATGAGCGGGTCATGGCAGATATCTGGCGTTCTCACggcaccaaaaaaaacccccgagACCATTAA
- the LOC101481216 gene encoding leucine-rich repeat-containing protein 51-like isoform X2 — MSPQMHTTTSALAELPRSLLRPLTTNSKGKYLSCSLRLSNNSLTDVVGLQYTINHFFAQPSKLGWLDLSFNKITCIEPVLCELKELRVLYLHGNSIWNLSEVDKLRELQHLHTITLHGNLIETSKGYRNYVISVLPQLKTMDFSGVTRDERVMADIWRSHGTKKNPRDH; from the exons GTGCATTGGCAGAGCTGCCCCGAAGTCTGCTCCGCCCTTTAACCACAAACTCAAAGGGGAAGTACCTGAGCTGCTCTCTGCGTCTCAGTAATAACAGCCTCACCGACGTTGTTGGCCTCCAGTACACGATCAACCACTTTTTTGCACAACCATCAAAGCTTGGATGGTTGGATCTGTCCTTCAACAAAATCACCTGCATAGAACCT GTTTTGTGTGAGCTGAAAGAACTGCGTGTGCTGTATCTTCATGGCAACAGCATCTGGAACCTGTCAGAAGTGGACAAGCTGAGAGAGCTCCAGCATCTGCACACAATCACATTGCATGGCAATCTCATAGAAACAAGCAAAGGCTACAG gaATTACGTGATTTCTGTATTGCCTCAGCTGAAGACGATGGACTTCAGCGGTGTGACACGAGATGAGCGGGTCATGGCAGATATCTGGCGTTCTCACggcaccaaaaaaaacccccgagACCATTAA